ATCGGCATGGGATCGCCGATGCCGTCGCCGGTGTGGACGAAGTAGGCGTAGTCGCCCTCGAAGACGCGTTCCACGGTGCCGGTGCGCCCGCGCAGATAACCGGGCAGGCGACTGTGGGCGTCGGCGGGCACGTTGGTGATGCGCACCGTGGAGCCGACGGCGAACTTCGGGTGCGCGACGTCGCGGCGGGGGCTGTCGCCGTGGCGCAGGTAGGCGATGACCTGGTCGTCGATCTCGGGGGCGCCGTCGGTGTCCGCGGAGGCCTGCTCGGCCATCCGCTCGGCGAGCTCCTCCTCGGTGACGTAGCCCTTGTCGAGGAAGAACTGGGTGATGCCGCCGAGCCACTTCTCGTAATAGCGGAACTTGAAGTAGTCGAACGGGTTCATCGCCTCGGCGCCGGTGCGCAGATCGGCCCACGTCCACTCGTCCTTGAACGCCGTCGGCACCTCGTCGATCGGATAAGCCGGCAACGCGTAGCCGAGATGGTTGGACAGGCCCATCATCGCGACGTGGATGCCGAAGATGCGCTTCTCCCAATCCTGCACGAAGACACGCTTTTCCAGCGTCAGCGGTTCGGGCAGGCCTTCGAGGCCGCCGAGATAGTGCTGCAGTTTCATCAGGCAGGGCTTCCTTCCGGGGCTTCGGTGGTGACGGGTTTCTTGGTCATCGCGGTGGCCGCGTATTCGGAGAGGATCCCGAACGAGGCACCGAGGATGCAGGCGACCGCGGCGACCAGGCCGGGGTGCGAGATGGTGGTGACGGTGATGGTGTTGCCGGTGCCCGCGACCGTGGAGACGGTGGAGGCGAAGCCGACGACGACGGCCGGCGTGGTCGACAGCAGCGGCACCCAGGACGCCTGCACCATGACCGCGCTGCCGACGCCGACGGCGATCGCGGTGACCAGCAGGCTGCCGCCCATCAGGTGCGCGGCGTACAGGCTGGCCGAGGCGATGACGACGCCGGCGAGGTTCGACGACACCGAGCGCACCCAGCCGGCGGGGCCGCCGCCGACGAAGAAGAACGACGCCCACGCCAGGAACACCACCCAGATGGGTACGGTGATGACTTCGGCGGTGAACGCGACCGCGATCCCGCCGAGGACGCCGATGCTCAGCGTCAAGGCTGTCCGAGAATCCATGGGCTCACCTTCTTGAAGGAAACGGCTGATATTCAGTGGATTCAGGTTCGCGGCAGCAGGTTTCGCCGGCGTAACGGCTGAATGTCTGGGGCCGTCGCGACCGGACACGAATCGCGCAGATCCGGACCACGGCACGCGCGCAACGCGGATGTAACACGTGCGCGCTAATTTGCTGGGATCACGGGAGGGCAGCGATATGTCCGAGGATCGAGCACGGCGGCACCACCGAACGGTCGTCTTCGCGCTGTACAACAAGGTGACGTTGCAGGACGTGGCGGCGCCGTTGGAGATCTTCGCGCGCGCCAACGACTTCGGGGCGCACTACCGGGTGATCCTGGCGTCGTTGACGGGTGAGGCGGTGAACACGACGTCGTTCGTGTCGCTGAAGGTGGACATGGCGCTCGACGAGGTGCCCGAGCGCATCGACACGTTGATCGTGCCGGGCGGCGTGCCGCCGGACTTCGACTTCACCCCCGGCGAGCACGACATCCCCGAGGAACAGACCCCCGACGTCGTCGCGGCCGCGTTGAAGATCGTGGGTGAGCTGGCGCCGCGGGCGCGGCGGGTGGCGTCGGTGTGCACGGGGGCGTTCGTGCTCGCCGCGTTGGGCCTCTTGGACGGCCGGCGCGCGACGACGCACTGGGCGCACTGTGCGGAGTTGGCGCGGGCGTATCCGGAGATCGAGGTCGACCCGGACTCGCTGTTCGTGCAGGACGGCCCGTTCATCACCGGGGCCGGGATCAGCGCCGGGATCGATCTCGGGCTGGCGATGGTGGAGAGCGACTACGGTCCCGACGTGGCGCGGCGAGTGGCGCGGTGGATGGTGGTGTTCCTGCAGCGTCCTGGCGGCCAGGCGCAGTTCAGTGTGTGGACGGAGTCGGCGGCGCCGGTGTCGCGGGGGCTGCGGGAGATCCTGGACGCGGTGGTGGCCGACCCCGGAGCGGACCATTCACTGGCGGCGATGGCGGCGCGCGCGGCGGTCAGCGAGCGGCATCTGGCGCGGATGTTTCGGATGCAGGTCGGGATGACGCCGGCGCGGTTCGTGGAGCAGGCGCGACTGGAGGCGGCGAAAGTGCTTCTGGCGACCGGTGATCACGGGCAGGAGGCGGTGGCGCGGCGGGCCGGGTTCGGATCGGC
The window above is part of the Mycolicibacterium rutilum genome. Proteins encoded here:
- the nthB gene encoding nitrile hydratase subunit beta, which gives rise to MKLQHYLGGLEGLPEPLTLEKRVFVQDWEKRIFGIHVAMMGLSNHLGYALPAYPIDEVPTAFKDEWTWADLRTGAEAMNPFDYFKFRYYEKWLGGITQFFLDKGYVTEEELAERMAEQASADTDGAPEIDDQVIAYLRHGDSPRRDVAHPKFAVGSTVRITNVPADAHSRLPGYLRGRTGTVERVFEGDYAYFVHTGDGIGDPMPIYIVAFDPAEIWGPRAEDGPLSLYAELFEAYLEPIEEEA
- a CDS encoding DUF1097 domain-containing protein — encoded protein: MDSRTALTLSIGVLGGIAVAFTAEVITVPIWVVFLAWASFFFVGGGPAGWVRSVSSNLAGVVIASASLYAAHLMGGSLLVTAIAVGVGSAVMVQASWVPLLSTTPAVVVGFASTVSTVAGTGNTITVTTISHPGLVAAVACILGASFGILSEYAATAMTKKPVTTEAPEGSPA
- a CDS encoding GlxA family transcriptional regulator, yielding MSEDRARRHHRTVVFALYNKVTLQDVAAPLEIFARANDFGAHYRVILASLTGEAVNTTSFVSLKVDMALDEVPERIDTLIVPGGVPPDFDFTPGEHDIPEEQTPDVVAAALKIVGELAPRARRVASVCTGAFVLAALGLLDGRRATTHWAHCAELARAYPEIEVDPDSLFVQDGPFITGAGISAGIDLGLAMVESDYGPDVARRVARWMVVFLQRPGGQAQFSVWTESAAPVSRGLREILDAVVADPGADHSLAAMAARAAVSERHLARMFRMQVGMTPARFVEQARLEAAKVLLATGDHGQEAVARRAGFGSADTMRRTFRRALGVSPSMYRSRFRTTGIHQHL